The Brassica oleracea var. oleracea cultivar TO1000 chromosome C6, BOL, whole genome shotgun sequence genomic interval GTTCCGAAGAACATGTCGTTTTGTCGCTGAAACTAATAGCTTTAAGAGATTAGTTTGGTGGTTATATATATATATATATATATATATAAGTGGATAGAAGAGAGGTAAAAACAAAACACCTGCAAGTAAGCTATCCCAGAGCCACTCAGCAGAAGTGAGCACGACTGACATTGTCCAAGGCCTACAAGAATAAGCCCAAAACAGGTTGAATTTGATTCGTTGTTGTAGCTTGGCAATAAGTTCTTCAACCCCATCCGATATGATCATCATTGTAGCCGGAGTAGTAATACGACCTCGCCATTCCATCAAATCATCAAAGATGCGAGAAGATATGACTCCTGTTGTTTCAACAAAAGAAAAGGTAAAAAGCATGCAAGGGATAGTTGCTAATTTTTTTTTTTTTTTTTTTTTTAAATTCCAAATGGACTAACCAAGAGTGGCATGTGCAACATCGATTCCAGTGGAAGAGAGGGCTTGAAGGTGGCGTTTAGGGGTTTGTGTATGGTCGCCAAAGGCAGTGATGGAGACAGGACCAGAGTAGCCTAGTTCCTTGAAAGCTCCTTCCAAACTAGGACGGACCCGACGAGCATCATAACCGTCGGGAATAGGACAGTCAAACATGTCCCACCACACATGGATTTTAGCTGTAGCATATTCAGGCGTCGCAGCGTAGTTTTTCCCCCACCTCTTCGTTGCTGATACGAGTTCTGTAGGCTTAGGGCGTACAACCTCCTGTAGTAGTTAGACAATTAATTTTTGAACTCTTTTTTTTTTTTTTTAATAATTAAGCAGAGAGAGGATGGTTACTTGGAGTTGATGCTTTTTAGTGGAGAGATGCTCCTTGAAACAATTCAGGCTTTGGCAATCCAAAGAGCAATATTCGCAATGAAACACGGTAGATAATTCACCCGCGCTTGTGGACGTCGTCGTCCCAAGTAGTAATTTTTCCCAGAGCCACTCCTTGCGAGTGTCCACGATCAATTCTGCACGTTGCCTAATTGTATAAGCCAGACAAATGTGGTAACCCGTGCGTTGTTGTTGTAGCCGGGCCAGATCCCAATCGAAGACATCTAGCATCTGATTGGTTATGATCATCATTATAGCCGGAGGAGGATTCTCCTCTCGCCAATTCATCATATGCTCATACATGACTGCGCACGTGCTCTCTGTTTCATTACAAAGGACACAAATATTCACTATAGATACACAAAGATCTAACTATAAACTTTATTAATATATATATGTTAAAACTAATTAGACTAACCAGATCTGACATGTACCACAGCGACTCCAGTGGAAGAGAGAGCTCGTAGGAGGTATTCAGGGGTTTGTTTTTGGTCTCCATAGGCTGTGATTGAGACAGGACCAGAGTAGCCTAGTTCCTTGAACCCTCCTTCTATACTCGGTCGTACACGATGAGCATCAATACCCTCTGGAACCGGACACTCCTTCATGTCCCACCACACCGCTATTTTCCCTGTCTTCGCCGCATCGTTTAGACTCATCCTCTCTAAACCTTGTCCTCGGGTTTGTTTTCCTCTTTTTTTTCTTAATATATATTTATATATGCGTGCCACCTAAACCCACTTAAGCTGTGGGCCTGCGAGTTCGATGTTTTTATCTTTTTTCTTAGAATATAGAGAAATTGCAGCCATAACCAATATTTGCACATATAGAAAATGTACTTTTTTCCACGGGGATAAGCAACTCAATTGGCTAATATATAAATTTCTAGAAAGGCTATCGTAACAAAGCGTCCCTACGTGCATGAAAAGGTGTCACAACGTTACACAATTCAATATATATATATATCGATAAAGAAAGACGAAACCATTCATCAAGTTTCTTCAACAAGTCAAACAATGAACCCTTCGTCCAACTTCACACAAGGCCTAACCCATGGTAAACCCAAGGGTTGGTCGACTGATCTATGCGAATGTTGGAGGGACATAAACTCATGTTGCCTGACTTGTTGGTGTCCATGTGTTGCCTTTGGA includes:
- the LOC106298904 gene encoding uncharacterized protein LOC106298904, which produces MSLNDAAKTGKIAVWWDMKECPVPEGIDAHRVRPSIEGGFKELGYSGPVSITAYGDQKQTPEYLLRALSSTGVAVVHVRSESTCAVMYEHMMNWREENPPPAIMMIITNQMLDVFDWDLARLQQQRTGYHICLAYTIRQRAELIVDTRKEWLWEKLLLGTTTSTSAGELSTVFHCEYCSLDCQSLNCFKEHLSTKKHQLQEVVRPKPTELVSATKRWGKNYAATPEYATAKIHVWWDMFDCPIPDGYDARRVRPSLEGAFKELGYSGPVSITAFGDHTQTPKRHLQALSSTGIDVAHATLGVISSRIFDDLMEWRGRITTPATMMIISDGVEELIAKLQQRIKFNLFWAYSCRPWTMSVVLTSAEWLWDSLLAVSATKRHVLRNCSASVVESTGMFYCKLCYTKRTLLDKFIKHLSSKKHLSQEGCITDRRRRAKKHRLFWLKEYHFPKSKRLKNAP